One Microplitis demolitor isolate Queensland-Clemson2020A chromosome 2, iyMicDemo2.1a, whole genome shotgun sequence DNA segment encodes these proteins:
- the LOC103578442 gene encoding uncharacterized protein LOC103578442 — protein sequence MVDRILIGFKISVLEAEIKVAQWKCSQLVDTIKCIEDELAILLPSHVFCNCKLINKIRKSDGRIKASKIIVNNNDSKKVVYNYSEVNSPDYVSSVVSLSPKFGVELDRTEVPIPTIIKDLEFGVSWIKVQGADAKELERVKNNVRSSALNSIKNLYNSGGKSSKYRANVCLKKDPMNTKKFLSEHKDLLIMRADKGGATVLINETDYKNTTTELVNDPVVYKKVKSDPTNKYQDLIHRSVKKMVNDGIIDKLEAKSFSTRNAVPPRLYGLRKVHKTGCKMRPVVSWIQTPCYKLASFLHLILVPVVDTFSFNVRNSTELVELLEKTRLPDNYILVSLDVVSLFTTIPNELVSATIEEYWEDFKNMAKVPKETLIELVNICFSTSYFTSYNDILYNWMGLLWRIR from the exons ATGGTAGATCGAATTTTAATTGGTTTCAAGATTTCTGTTTTAGAGGCTGAAATCAAAGTAGCTCAATGGAAGTGCTCTCAACTTGTAGATACTATTAAATGTATAGAAGATGAGTTAGCAATTTTGTTACCAAGTCACGTGTTttgtaattgtaaattaatcaacaaAATTAG GAAATCAGATGGTCGTATTAAAGCTTCTAAGATCATAGTGAATAATAACGACAGTAAAAAAGTAGTATATAATTACTCTGAGGTAAACTCGCCGGATTATGTATCTAGTGTTGTGAGTCTTTCGCCGAAGTTTGGAGTGGAACTGGATAGAACAGAGGTTCCCATTCCAACGATCATCAAAGATCTCGAGTTTGGTGTTTCATGGATTAAGGTCCAGGGTGCTGATGCTAAAGAATTAGAAAGAGTCAAGAACAATGTGAGATCGAGTGCACTGAATTCTATCAAGAACCTTTATAACAGTGGAGGGAAGAGTTCGAAATATCGGGCAAATGTTTGCTTGAAAAAAGATCCGATGAATactaaaaagtttttgtcgGAGCATAAAGATCTGTTAATTATGCGCGCTGATAAAGGTGGTGCAACTGTTCTAATAAATGAGACTGATTATAAGAATACCACGACTGAGTTGGTGAATGATCCAGTGGTGTATAAGAAGGTGAAGTCAGACCCGACGAACAAATATCAAGATCTTATCCACAGGTCTGTTAAGAAGATGGTCAATGATGGAATTATTGATAAACTCGAGGCGAAATCATTTAGTACTCGAAATGCGGTACCTCCTAGACTATATGGTCTTCGAAAAGTACACAAAACTGGGTGCAAGATGCGACCGGTGGTGAGTTGGATTCAAACACCGTGCTACAAATTGGCGTCATTTTTGCATTTGATTCTAGTTCCTGTTGTTGACACGTTTTCTTTTAATGTAAGAAATTCAACTGAATTGGTTGAATTATTAGAAAAGACGAGATTAcctgataattatattttggtGTCGTTGGATGTGGTATCTTTGTTTACAACCATCCCGAACGAGTTAGTATCAGCTACTATTGAAGAGTACTGGGAAGACTTCAAGAATATGGCGAAGGTTCCTAAAGAGACACTAATTGAATTGGTTAATATATGTTTCAGTACGAGTTATTTTACTTCTTACAATGACATCTTGTACAATTGGATGGGTCTGCTATGGAGAATCCGGTGA